The following coding sequences lie in one Acropora palmata chromosome 3, jaAcrPala1.3, whole genome shotgun sequence genomic window:
- the LOC141876486 gene encoding D(1) dopamine receptor-like — translation MAVSNSTAMPPTDIDGVCQQATKPEFIVYSVFLVLIMLATLFGNVLVITAVYHFHRLRRMTNFFIISLAVSDLLVALGHLPLRIDQSVHNNNWCFDKTPNDVTTCAYWIAMDTVFSCASICNLVVISIDRFLAITKPFEYQNRMTKRVGFSLIAFVWVYALLWGVLSLVDWTRGDPNATDRHIFVIVKNQTNERACGKNDKVYYTTAMAVALFLPLLIVIATYACVFRVAFTQAKAVALLDPTKGKRHILRELKATKTIAVVIGVFMVCWLPSFILIVLSLWCQDCFKPFLDDKNLSLSIRIIFVFILPVINSSLNPVIYTVFNQEFRMAFSRMLCRGRTPRSAADVEFSVTEQTASATRVKVQTTGKSRPKAWFNMNGRGDASG, via the coding sequence ATGGCGGTCAGCAACTCTACCGCAATGCCCCCAACAGATATAGACGGAGTTTGCCAACAAGCAACGAAGCCCGAGTTTATTGTTTACAGCGTTTTTTTGGTGCTAATCATGTTAGCCACATTGTTTGGAAATGTGTTAGTTATAACCGCGGTTTATCATTTTCATCGCTTGCGACGAATGACTAATTTCTTCATCATCTCTCTGGCGGTTTCTGATCTTCTCGTTGCACTGGGTCATCTGCCTCTCCGTATTGATCAAAGCGTTCACAACAATAACTGGTGTTTCGACAAGACGCCCAATGATGTAACAACCTGCGCGTATTGGATAGCAATGGACACTGTGTTCAGCTGTGCGTCCATTTGCAATCTGGTTGTCATATCAATTGATCGTTTTCTAGCCATCACCAAACCTTTCGAATACCAAAACAGGATGACCAAGCGTGTTGGCTTTTCGCTCATCGCTTTTGTTTGGGTCTACGCTTTGCTATGGGGAGTCCTCAGCCTGGTTGATTGGACAAGAGGAGATCCTAACGCGACTGACAGGCATATCTTCGTCATcgtaaaaaatcaaacaaatgagCGAGCGTGCGGCAAGAATGACAAGGTGTATTACACTACTGCGATGGCTGTTGCGCTTTTTCTACCGCTTCTCATAGTCATCGCCACGTATGCCTGCGTTTTCCGCGTAGCGTTTACTCAGGCAAAAGCGGTAGCCCTACTTGATCCAACCAAAGGAAAGAGACACATTTTGCGCGAATTGAAAGCGACTAAAACTATCGCTGTTGTTATCGGGGTATTCATGGTGTGTTGGCTACCGAGTTTTATTCTGATTGTATTGAGTCTCTGGTGTCAGGACTGTTTCAAACCGTTTTTGGACGACAAAAATCTTTCTCTCTCTATAAGGATCatttttgtgttcattttGCCGGTCATAAACAGTTCTTTAAATCCGGTGATTTATACAGTTTTCAACCAAGAGTTCCGAATGGCCTTTAGTCGAATGCTGTGCAGAGGTCGAACTCCACGGAGCGCGGCCGACGTTGAATTCTCGGTTACCGAACAAACAGCTTCTGCAACGCGAGTGAAAGTGCAAACTACAGGAAAAAGCAGACCAAAAGCCTGGTTCAATATGAACGGTCGAGGCGATGCGAGCGGGTAG